The Candidatus Omnitrophota bacterium genome includes a region encoding these proteins:
- the menD gene encoding 2-succinyl-5-enolpyruvyl-6-hydroxy-3-cyclohexene-1-carboxylic-acid synthase: protein MDFKKIPNINHWWGALIIEELTRCGVEYFCLAPGSRPAPLSVAVARNPKAKPFVHFDERGLAFHALGYAAGAKKPVVLICTSGTAVANVLPAVIEASKKKLPLIVLTADRPPELRQTGAVQTIDQVKIFGPYAKWSMDMPCPDAEIDPAYVLTTIDQAVYQAVAATPGVVHINCMFREPLAPVADRTDIRRLSAGLNTWARSDQAYTTYHPGAVAAINDMDAVVKNINAIKNGLIVIGKVSGESDQQAALKLATKLGWPIVADISSGLRLGCSDRHVIHYFDHLLLSSKIQRWLKRTDGIIHLGGRMTSKRYYEWVAQHKNMSYVTVINHSLRNDPSHQVTRRIHASVGVFVDAVMPLVKKRRASALLKALGRADQTTDVFIDRFLREDGHLNEPLAARLVSRAIPAEHGLFLANSMPVRDMDFYAAIDGHSVHINGNRGASGIDGTIASACGFAQGLKAPVTLMIGDLAALHDLNSLAMLKDSPYPVTVVILNNRGGGIFSFLPIAQFEDVFEQFFATPHGVDFPEAARMFALEYAKASTPKDFLTAYTKAVRGRNSTIIEVPSDRAENVKVHKLLQQVPL from the coding sequence ATGGACTTTAAGAAAATACCTAATATCAATCATTGGTGGGGCGCGCTCATCATTGAAGAATTGACGCGCTGTGGGGTGGAATATTTCTGTCTGGCCCCGGGTTCGCGTCCCGCCCCTTTAAGCGTTGCCGTTGCCAGAAATCCGAAAGCAAAACCGTTCGTTCATTTTGACGAGCGGGGACTGGCATTCCATGCCTTGGGCTATGCCGCGGGGGCAAAGAAACCCGTTGTTCTGATCTGCACGTCGGGCACCGCGGTGGCCAATGTCCTGCCCGCTGTGATCGAGGCCTCCAAGAAAAAACTCCCTTTGATCGTTTTGACCGCGGACCGTCCGCCGGAATTAAGACAGACCGGCGCGGTACAGACCATTGATCAGGTCAAGATCTTCGGTCCTTATGCCAAATGGTCCATGGACATGCCTTGTCCTGATGCCGAGATCGATCCTGCCTATGTTTTGACAACCATTGACCAGGCGGTTTATCAGGCCGTTGCGGCAACGCCGGGTGTTGTTCATATCAATTGCATGTTCCGTGAACCGTTGGCGCCTGTCGCCGACAGGACAGACATCAGGCGCTTGTCAGCGGGATTGAACACCTGGGCGAGATCGGATCAGGCCTATACGACTTATCATCCTGGGGCTGTGGCGGCGATCAATGACATGGATGCCGTTGTCAAAAATATTAACGCGATCAAGAACGGCCTCATCGTCATCGGGAAGGTCAGCGGGGAAAGCGACCAACAGGCCGCGCTGAAATTGGCCACCAAATTGGGTTGGCCGATCGTTGCGGATATTTCCAGCGGCTTGCGTCTGGGCTGTAGCGATAGGCATGTCATCCATTATTTTGACCATTTATTGTTGTCCTCTAAAATACAGCGTTGGCTTAAGAGGACCGACGGCATCATTCATTTGGGCGGGCGGATGACGTCCAAACGTTATTATGAATGGGTGGCGCAGCACAAAAATATGTCTTACGTGACAGTCATCAACCATTCTTTGCGTAATGATCCGTCCCATCAGGTGACGCGGCGCATCCACGCGTCTGTCGGCGTTTTTGTGGATGCCGTTATGCCGTTGGTCAAGAAGCGCAGGGCATCGGCGTTATTGAAAGCATTGGGCCGGGCCGATCAAACCACGGATGTGTTCATTGACCGGTTTTTAAGGGAAGACGGGCATTTGAATGAACCGCTGGCCGCGCGGCTGGTATCGCGCGCCATTCCGGCGGAGCACGGGTTGTTTTTGGCCAACAGCATGCCGGTCAGGGACATGGATTTTTACGCGGCCATTGACGGCCATAGCGTGCATATCAACGGCAACCGCGGGGCCAGCGGCATTGACGGTACCATCGCCTCTGCCTGCGGTTTTGCGCAAGGGTTAAAAGCGCCGGTCACGCTGATGATCGGCGATTTGGCCGCCTTGCACGATTTGAATTCCCTGGCCATGCTCAAGGATTCGCCATACCCGGTGACGGTCGTCATCCTCAATAACAGAGGAGGGGGCATTTTTTCTTTTTTGCCCATCGCCCAATTTGAAGATGTCTTTGAGCAGTTCTTCGCCACCCCTCACGGCGTGGATTTCCCGGAGGCCGCCCGCATGTTCGCGCTTGAATACGCCAAGGCCTCGACCCCAAAGGATTTCCTGACGGCTTATACCAAGGCGGTCAGAGGAAGAAATTCAACGATCATTGAGGTCCCGTCGGACCGCGCGGAAAATGTCAAGGTCCATAAGCTTTTACAACAGGTACCTTTATGA
- a CDS encoding isochorismate synthase — translation MSAKSNRPCSFREAKVRMAQEISRARTILQCHPVYRIEIKIKPIDPLAWLAAQDNAVKIYGANQDDSAAIAGIGEAACVRGNGRVNYPSVFRGLRKYLRPQYPYLQWYGGFCFDDRTPGSFRFVLPRFELARDRGRMIFCCNLVGPLSPVALGRIIKELDRSQEKASLKNSALKAVSRRDNPSFKQWEKNVHSVLSAIERGKYRKVVLARKTILTFMDVLNPWVMLKRLRKVTRNSYHFCFQFGPSVFLGASPERLYKRQGRRVLSEAVAGTCRRGKTSAEDRRLKIALARSPKNTREHALVVEAIRENLGGLCRRLDHTARSGILSLGNGHHLLTKFEGQLKDGVKDEDVLQCLHPTPALGGAPKEKAMAVIRALEPFDRGWYGGPLGYVGLDWAEFVVGIRSALVRGRQLSVYAGAGIVEGSKPKAEWQEIENKISNFIKIIA, via the coding sequence ATGTCGGCGAAAAGTAACCGTCCTTGTTCCTTCCGTGAAGCCAAGGTCCGCATGGCGCAGGAAATATCCCGCGCGCGGACCATCCTGCAGTGCCATCCTGTTTACCGCATTGAGATCAAGATCAAACCCATAGACCCTCTGGCATGGCTCGCGGCCCAGGACAACGCGGTCAAGATCTACGGGGCCAATCAGGATGACAGCGCCGCCATTGCCGGAATCGGCGAAGCCGCCTGCGTCCGGGGGAACGGGCGGGTCAATTACCCGTCGGTGTTTCGTGGCTTAAGAAAATATTTAAGGCCGCAGTATCCGTATCTGCAATGGTACGGCGGGTTTTGTTTTGATGATCGTACTCCGGGATCCTTTCGTTTCGTCCTGCCGCGTTTTGAACTGGCTCGCGACCGGGGCAGAATGATATTTTGCTGTAATCTCGTCGGACCTTTAAGTCCTGTCGCCCTTGGCCGCATCATTAAGGAGCTGGACCGTTCCCAAGAGAAAGCGTCTTTGAAAAACAGCGCGTTAAAAGCCGTGTCCCGCCGCGACAATCCGTCTTTCAAACAATGGGAAAAGAATGTCCACAGCGTCCTGTCCGCCATTGAGCGCGGGAAATACCGGAAGGTGGTCCTAGCCCGCAAGACCATCCTGACGTTCATGGACGTTTTAAACCCGTGGGTGATGCTCAAACGTCTGCGCAAGGTCACCCGCAACAGTTATCATTTTTGTTTTCAATTTGGGCCATCGGTATTTTTGGGTGCTTCGCCCGAACGTTTGTACAAACGCCAGGGCCGTAGAGTATTGAGCGAGGCGGTGGCCGGGACGTGCCGGCGCGGAAAAACTTCGGCGGAAGACCGACGTTTGAAAATCGCATTGGCCCGTTCGCCCAAGAATACCCGTGAGCATGCTCTGGTCGTTGAAGCCATCCGGGAAAATTTGGGCGGGTTGTGCCGGCGTTTGGACCACACAGCCAGATCCGGTATCCTTAGTTTGGGCAATGGCCACCATTTGTTGACCAAATTTGAGGGACAATTGAAGGATGGCGTGAAAGACGAAGATGTCTTACAATGTCTGCATCCGACCCCGGCTTTGGGCGGGGCGCCTAAGGAAAAGGCCATGGCTGTGATCCGCGCGCTGGAGCCGTTTGACCGCGGATGGTATGGCGGGCCATTGGGCTATGTAGGTTTGGATTGGGCGGAATTCGTCGTCGGCATCCGCTCCGCCCTGGTCCGCGGCAGACAGCTCTCGGTGTATGCCGGTGCCGGGATCGTGGAAGGGTCCAAGCCCAAAGCGGAATGGCAGGAAATAGAAAACAAGATCAGTAATTTCATCAAGATCATCGCCTGA
- the ubiE gene encoding bifunctional demethylmenaquinone methyltransferase/2-methoxy-6-polyprenyl-1,4-benzoquinol methylase UbiE produces MENSKNPVIPKAESWKMFDTISPRYDFLNHVLSLGQDIRWRRQLPRYLPPGEGLIVLDLATGTADVAMILAQSYPRVRTVHGVDMAEKMLAIANRKVEAARLKDRIILQKGDAQALPFVENTFDAAAIAFGIRNVGDLRLGLMEMYRVLKKGGRVLVLEFSIPGNVFLRAGHRVYLNWIVPAVGFLLSGNWKAYRYLNQTVASFPYGERFCKILKQMGFTRIHAHPLMGGAATIYVGEK; encoded by the coding sequence ATGGAAAATAGCAAAAACCCGGTCATCCCCAAGGCTGAATCGTGGAAGATGTTTGACACGATCTCCCCGCGGTATGATTTTCTCAACCACGTTTTGTCGCTGGGTCAGGACATCCGCTGGCGCCGGCAATTGCCGCGGTATTTGCCGCCGGGGGAGGGCCTGATCGTTCTGGACCTGGCCACGGGCACCGCGGATGTGGCCATGATTTTAGCCCAAAGTTATCCTCGTGTCCGCACGGTGCACGGTGTGGACATGGCGGAAAAGATGCTGGCCATCGCCAACCGGAAAGTAGAAGCCGCGCGATTAAAAGACAGGATTATTCTGCAGAAAGGCGATGCCCAGGCCCTGCCTTTTGTTGAAAATACCTTTGACGCCGCGGCCATTGCGTTCGGCATCCGCAATGTCGGGGACCTGCGTTTGGGTTTGATGGAAATGTACCGTGTCCTTAAAAAAGGCGGCCGCGTTCTGGTCCTGGAATTTTCCATCCCCGGCAATGTTTTCTTGAGGGCGGGTCATCGGGTATACCTGAACTGGATCGTGCCGGCGGTCGGTTTTCTTTTGTCCGGCAATTGGAAGGCCTACCGGTATTTGAACCAGACCGTTGCTTCTTTCCCGTATGGGGAGCGTTTTTGCAAGATCTTAAAGCAAATGGGTTTTACCCGCATTCACGCCCACCCCTTGATGGGAGGGGCGGCCACCATTTATGTCGGCGAAAAGTAA
- a CDS encoding phosphoribosylanthranilate isomerase — protein MVRVKVCGITRFEDALKSANLGAWALGFIFYKKSPRFIGPAKAKKIIEALPPFVTPVGIFVNNNLGAIRDIIGHCGLRAVQLHGDEDHHFCHRLRRYQVKIIKAFRVGPDFNPAVTAPYKVDAFLFDTAGDGEYGGTGKTFDWTVLKEIKSQNIPIILSGGLNSQNVIEPVNGLKPYAVDVNSGVEESGNPGKKDPKKVKEFIDIVNYISGPNVKES, from the coding sequence ATGGTACGCGTTAAGGTCTGCGGGATCACCCGTTTTGAAGACGCGCTTAAAAGCGCGAATTTGGGCGCTTGGGCGCTGGGTTTTATTTTTTACAAGAAAAGCCCGCGTTTTATAGGACCGGCCAAGGCCAAGAAGATCATCGAGGCCCTGCCGCCTTTTGTGACCCCCGTCGGTATTTTTGTGAACAATAATCTGGGGGCCATCCGCGATATCATCGGCCATTGCGGCCTGCGCGCCGTCCAGTTGCACGGCGATGAGGACCATCATTTCTGCCATCGCCTGCGGCGTTATCAGGTCAAGATCATCAAGGCCTTTCGGGTGGGGCCGGATTTTAACCCCGCTGTGACGGCACCTTATAAGGTGGACGCCTTTTTATTTGACACAGCCGGCGATGGTGAATACGGCGGCACCGGCAAGACCTTTGACTGGACTGTTTTAAAAGAGATCAAGTCCCAGAACATTCCCATCATCCTTTCCGGCGGGCTCAACAGCCAGAATGTCATTGAGCCGGTCAATGGTTTAAAACCCTATGCCGTGGACGTGAACAGCGGGGTGGAAGAAAGCGGAAATCCGGGCAAGAAGGACCCCAAAAAGGTCAAAGAGTTCATTGACATCGTTAATTACATCAGCGGTCCTAATGTCAAAGAGTCCTGA
- the trpC gene encoding indole-3-glycerol phosphate synthase TrpC — MSADFLKMMAVHKRSLLDSRRSYYDDLKKNLVRSPRARGIFKKAISKPGNINLIAEIKKASPSRGILRKDFDVLAIAKIYVDHKAAAISVLTEDKYFLGKPDHLKMVSEAFPVPTLMKDFIIDECQVIEASSNGGAAVLLITAMLSDTQLKDLAQAAQALDLDSLVEVHDESELDRAIKSGASIIGVNNRDLRTFKVDLEQCLRMIPRIPKDKVIVAESGLKTHDDVQRAADAGAHAVLIGETFMASEDIGQTIKDVMYGTR, encoded by the coding sequence GTGTCCGCCGACTTCCTTAAAATGATGGCTGTTCACAAACGATCACTTTTGGACAGCCGGAGATCCTATTACGACGACCTCAAAAAGAACCTTGTCAGGAGTCCTCGCGCCCGCGGCATTTTCAAAAAAGCGATATCCAAACCCGGCAACATCAATCTCATCGCGGAGATCAAGAAGGCCTCGCCTTCACGGGGCATCCTCCGTAAGGATTTTGACGTTTTGGCCATTGCTAAAATTTATGTGGACCACAAGGCCGCGGCCATTTCCGTGCTGACTGAGGACAAATATTTTTTAGGCAAGCCGGATCATTTGAAAATGGTCAGCGAAGCGTTTCCTGTTCCGACGCTGATGAAGGATTTCATCATTGACGAATGCCAGGTCATCGAGGCCTCTTCTAATGGCGGCGCCGCGGTCCTCCTGATCACGGCCATGCTCTCCGATACACAGCTCAAAGACCTTGCTCAGGCCGCGCAGGCGCTGGACCTGGACTCCCTGGTGGAAGTGCATGATGAAAGCGAGCTGGACCGTGCCATTAAAAGCGGGGCTTCCATCATCGGGGTCAATAATCGCGACCTGCGCACGTTTAAGGTGGATTTGGAACAATGCCTGCGCATGATCCCGCGCATCCCCAAAGATAAGGTGATCGTGGCGGAAAGCGGTTTAAAAACCCATGACGACGTCCAACGCGCGGCTGATGCCGGTGCCCACGCGGTTTTGATCGGCGAGACGTTCATGGCTTCCGAAGACATCGGACAAACAATCAAGGATGTGATGTATGGTACGCGTTAA
- the trpD gene encoding anthranilate phosphoribosyltransferase, whose product MLDYVQKIQQGQNLTHEEITVVMELIMAGHVSVDDIRDFLLALNAKGPTVEEITAAALIMRKFVVPVKTKHGVVLDTCGTGGDQKGTFNISTLAALVVASCGVVVAKHGNRSASGACGSADVLEALGVGIDMEERYLNECLDEVGIAFLFAQRLHPAMQNVAPVRKAMGVKTIFNILGPLTNPAQATHQIMGVYSRDLTEPMAHVLKALGLKRALVVHGSDGLDEITTTGTTFVSEYNGVDVISYDIDPDELGIARAAVKDFIGGNPSVNAAIALEILKGEHGHRRDIVIVNAAYALYIAEAVQNLPQGMRMAEHAVDSGRALAKLEQLKEFTSRVRRLP is encoded by the coding sequence ATGTTGGATTACGTCCAAAAAATTCAGCAGGGGCAGAACCTGACCCATGAGGAGATCACGGTCGTGATGGAACTCATCATGGCCGGCCACGTTTCGGTTGATGATATCCGCGATTTTTTGCTGGCCCTCAATGCCAAAGGTCCGACGGTGGAAGAGATCACCGCGGCGGCGCTGATCATGCGCAAATTCGTTGTGCCGGTCAAAACCAAACACGGTGTTGTGCTGGACACCTGCGGCACCGGCGGGGACCAGAAAGGGACATTCAATATTTCAACGCTGGCCGCCCTGGTCGTTGCGTCCTGCGGTGTGGTCGTGGCCAAGCACGGCAACCGTTCGGCCTCCGGCGCCTGCGGCAGTGCGGATGTCCTGGAAGCGCTGGGGGTGGGCATTGATATGGAAGAACGTTATCTCAACGAATGTCTGGATGAGGTCGGCATCGCGTTTTTGTTCGCCCAGCGCCTGCATCCGGCCATGCAGAATGTGGCGCCTGTGCGCAAGGCCATGGGTGTGAAGACCATTTTTAACATTTTAGGGCCTTTGACCAATCCGGCGCAGGCGACACACCAGATCATGGGTGTTTATAGCCGCGATCTGACCGAACCCATGGCGCATGTCCTCAAGGCGCTTGGGTTAAAACGCGCCCTGGTCGTTCACGGCAGTGACGGGCTTGATGAGATCACAACCACCGGTACGACTTTTGTGAGCGAATATAACGGTGTGGACGTGATCTCTTATGACATTGACCCCGACGAGCTGGGCATTGCCCGCGCGGCTGTCAAAGATTTTATTGGCGGGAATCCTTCTGTTAACGCCGCGATCGCTTTGGAGATATTAAAAGGCGAACACGGCCACCGGCGTGATATCGTTATCGTCAATGCCGCCTACGCGCTTTACATTGCCGAGGCCGTGCAAAATTTGCCCCAGGGCATGCGCATGGCCGAACATGCCGTGGATTCGGGCAGGGCATTGGCCAAACTTGAGCAATTAAAGGAATTCACCAGCCGTGTCCGCCGACTTCCTTAA
- a CDS encoding aminodeoxychorismate/anthranilate synthase component II, whose product MILMIDNYDSFTYNLVQYFGELGADMKVFRNDALSVADIRAMKPEKIVISPGPGRPEDAGISVAIIKELAGTVPILGVCLGHQGIGYAYGGKIINAKRLMHGKTSMIEHDGKDLFKGLPHPFEATRYHSLVIDRATLPDCLQVTAWTTDDGELMGVRHKSLPVWGVQFHPESILTKEGKNILKNFLSL is encoded by the coding sequence ATGATCCTGATGATCGACAATTATGATTCGTTCACGTACAATCTCGTGCAGTATTTCGGCGAGTTGGGCGCGGACATGAAGGTTTTCCGCAATGATGCCTTGAGCGTCGCGGACATCCGCGCCATGAAACCGGAAAAGATCGTCATTTCTCCGGGGCCGGGCCGTCCGGAAGACGCTGGCATTTCGGTGGCCATCATCAAGGAACTGGCAGGAACGGTCCCGATCCTGGGCGTTTGTCTGGGGCATCAGGGTATCGGGTATGCTTATGGCGGAAAGATCATTAATGCCAAACGTCTCATGCATGGCAAAACGTCCATGATCGAGCATGACGGCAAAGACCTTTTTAAGGGTTTACCACATCCTTTTGAAGCCACCCGCTATCATTCCTTGGTCATTGACCGCGCGACCTTGCCGGATTGCCTGCAGGTGACGGCGTGGACCACCGACGACGGGGAGCTCATGGGCGTTCGCCATAAAAGTTTGCCTGTCTGGGGCGTGCAGTTCCATCCCGAATCCATTCTGACCAAGGAAGGCAAAAACATCCTCAAGAATTTTTTGTCTTTATAA
- the murA gene encoding UDP-N-acetylglucosamine 1-carboxyvinyltransferase encodes MEKFVIEGGRSLKGEIRVSGSKNATLPILAATILTDQPCMIRNVPKLRDTTTMCRLLRTLGKTVEVSGDQVSISGSANKHVADYKLVSTMRGSFCVLGPLLGKLGKAQVSLPGGCIIGVRPVDLHMKGVIALGAKVEMEGGYVIVRAPKLKGAQVYLGGVFGSSVLATANVMMAAVLAQGETIIESAACEPEVEDLGNFLSAMGARIHGHGTPHIVINGVRQLNGAAFKMSSDRIEAGTFLILAAALKSDILIKNANYDHLLALVDKLQYVGADVVRVGNDIRVKCRRKLRPASVTTYPHPGFPTDLQAQYMALMAITPGVSVITDKVFPDRFMHIAELLRMGAQIRREGGSAIIEGVKQLYGAPVMASDLRASAALVIAGLAAKGKTEIHRIYHLDRGYEGLDQKLIAIGAKVSREKE; translated from the coding sequence ATGGAAAAATTCGTCATTGAAGGCGGCAGATCATTAAAAGGGGAGATCAGGGTCAGCGGTTCAAAAAACGCGACCCTACCGATCCTGGCCGCCACCATTTTGACGGACCAGCCTTGCATGATCCGCAACGTGCCGAAATTGCGCGACACGACCACGATGTGCAGATTATTGCGCACGTTGGGCAAGACGGTTGAGGTCAGCGGCGATCAGGTGAGCATCAGCGGTTCTGCGAACAAGCATGTCGCTGATTATAAATTGGTCTCCACCATGCGCGGGTCATTTTGCGTGCTGGGCCCCTTGCTTGGGAAATTGGGCAAGGCCCAGGTCTCTTTGCCCGGCGGATGCATCATCGGTGTCCGGCCGGTGGACCTGCATATGAAAGGCGTTATCGCCCTGGGCGCCAAGGTGGAAATGGAAGGCGGTTACGTGATCGTCCGCGCGCCGAAATTAAAAGGCGCGCAGGTGTATCTGGGTGGAGTGTTCGGCTCGTCGGTGCTGGCGACCGCCAACGTGATGATGGCGGCTGTCCTGGCGCAGGGGGAAACCATCATCGAGTCCGCGGCCTGCGAGCCGGAGGTTGAGGACCTAGGCAATTTTTTAAGCGCCATGGGCGCCAGGATCCACGGGCATGGCACGCCGCACATTGTCATCAACGGGGTGCGCCAACTCAACGGCGCGGCCTTTAAAATGTCGTCCGACCGCATTGAGGCAGGGACGTTTTTGATCCTGGCCGCGGCCCTTAAAAGTGATATTTTGATCAAGAATGCTAACTACGATCATTTGCTTGCTTTGGTGGATAAATTGCAATATGTCGGGGCAGACGTTGTGCGCGTGGGAAATGATATTCGCGTCAAATGCCGCAGGAAACTGCGGCCGGCCAGCGTCACCACCTATCCGCATCCGGGTTTTCCGACAGACCTGCAGGCCCAGTACATGGCGCTGATGGCCATCACTCCCGGGGTGAGCGTTATTACAGATAAGGTTTTTCCCGACCGGTTCATGCACATCGCGGAATTGCTTCGTATGGGCGCGCAGATACGCCGCGAGGGAGGCAGCGCCATCATTGAGGGCGTCAAGCAATTGTATGGGGCTCCGGTCATGGCGTCCGACTTGCGCGCCTCTGCCGCGCTGGTGATCGCGGGGCTGGCCGCCAAAGGCAAGACCGAAATTCACCGCATTTACCATCTTGACCGCGGTTATGAGGGTTTGGATCAGAAATTGATCGCCATCGGCGCGAAGGTATCGAGAGAAAAAGAATAA
- the prmC gene encoding peptide chain release factor N(5)-glutamine methyltransferase, whose amino-acid sequence MSEDEIILTHILDCRRIDLHLNKPVLTSQQQQQFDEYVTRRKAGEPLQYILGSCNFFGLEFKVNPAVLVPRPETEILVEEALRRFKGSSILDIGTGSGNIAVTLTKHIPQARVTAIDISNDALAIAHENAVAHGVADRIDFVRADMNEYLSVGAYGHTPVQFDMVVSNPPYIPSRQIASLPADVQKEPRLALDGGEDGLKFCQMLIKSSPPLLRKGGCLMMEFGDGQGFALRALCEQTRAFSHIEILHDLNGKERILHGKIRH is encoded by the coding sequence ATGTCTGAAGATGAGATTATTCTTACTCATATCCTGGATTGCCGCCGTATTGACCTGCACCTGAACAAGCCGGTTTTGACTTCCCAACAACAGCAGCAATTCGATGAATATGTGACACGTCGCAAGGCGGGCGAACCTCTACAATACATTTTGGGCTCTTGCAATTTTTTCGGTCTGGAATTCAAGGTCAACCCTGCGGTTTTGGTTCCGCGGCCGGAGACAGAAATTCTGGTCGAAGAGGCCTTGCGGCGGTTCAAGGGTTCCAGCATCTTGGATATCGGTACAGGTTCCGGTAATATTGCCGTGACCCTGACCAAACATATTCCGCAGGCGCGGGTCACGGCGATAGATATTTCCAATGATGCGTTGGCTATTGCGCACGAAAATGCTGTCGCGCACGGCGTGGCGGACCGCATTGATTTTGTGCGGGCGGATATGAATGAATATTTATCCGTAGGGGCGTATGGCCATACGCCCGTACAATTTGATATGGTCGTTTCCAACCCGCCCTACATTCCTTCCAGACAAATCGCTTCTTTACCCGCGGACGTGCAAAAAGAGCCCCGATTGGCCTTGGACGGGGGAGAAGACGGTTTAAAATTTTGTCAAATGCTTATAAAATCCAGTCCCCCCTTGCTAAGAAAGGGCGGTTGCCTTATGATGGAGTTCGGCGACGGACAGGGTTTTGCCCTGCGCGCGCTATGTGAACAAACCCGGGCCTTTTCCCATATTGAAATTTTGCATGATTTAAACGGAAAAGAGAGGATTTTGCATGGAAAAATTCGTCATTGA
- a CDS encoding ORF6N domain-containing protein produces MSAKPNTSNVLTHNFIAQKIYLIRGQKVMIDHDLAMLYEVNTKQLNQQVKRNRDRFPEDFMFQLTREEADALRSQNVTLNEPDSRSQIVTLKQGQNIKYSPYVFTEQGVAMLSSVLKSKRAVLVNIAIMRAFVKLREIMATHKELRQKIEEMEKKYDGQFGDVFEAIKRLMTYPNEGYKKTKIGFIVTPENKNLAIT; encoded by the coding sequence ATGTCCGCAAAACCAAACACATCAAACGTCTTAACTCACAATTTCATCGCACAAAAGATCTATTTGATCCGCGGTCAGAAGGTGATGATTGACCACGATTTGGCCATGCTTTATGAGGTAAATACAAAGCAATTGAATCAACAGGTCAAACGTAATAGGGACAGATTTCCTGAAGATTTTATGTTTCAATTAACACGGGAGGAAGCCGACGCTTTAAGGTCACAAAATGTGACCTTAAACGAACCCGATTCAAGGTCACAAATTGTGACCTTGAAACAGGGTCAGAATATTAAGTATTCACCGTATGTTTTTACAGAACAGGGAGTGGCGATGTTGTCCAGTGTGTTAAAAAGCAAGCGGGCGGTGCTGGTCAATATTGCCATAATGCGTGCTTTTGTCAAATTACGCGAGATCATGGCTACTCATAAGGAGCTTAGACAAAAGATTGAAGAAATGGAGAAGAAATATGATGGGCAATTTGGGGACGTTTTTGAGGCCATCAAAAGATTGATGACCTATCCGAATGAAGGATATAAGAAGACCAAAATAGGATTTATCGTTACTCCTGAGAATAAGAATCTTGCTATCACATAA